TTTGGTGAcagtgatttttaaataaatacacaaaaatccAAGTAATTGACAAATTTTCATCTGACTGTACTGAGTTATCTACTCGCATTTCCTTTTTGTCACAAcacatctctgtctcttttagTCTCAgcaattgtttttgtgttggtaTCAGGGCTTATTTTGTTCCCTGGGTGCTTATTCGTGCTCCATTTCCATATCTGACACAATTGTCAAAATATGTCTTGTAGGTGTTTTAtctaaaacacatttaattgcCCCATTAACCAGGGGTCTGGTGCTTATTTTGAGTTTTCTAGATATGTATACAAATCCATTGATTTCAAGTTTTCCTCAGTGATATAGCTTTGATttaattttatgtttgtttaataCTTCAGATATTTAAAACTTAAAGATATTCACTATTAAACATCCACAGTAACACCGACAATAAGCTCAACTCCTCCAGGTTAATGATGTATTGTTTGTGTCGTTCAGGATAACTGTGGCACCAAGTCAAACTTATCAGTCACAAACCTTCACATCCTGACGCCTTTCTAGGAGGGTGGGATTCTGGGACATGGAGTCTGTAGTGACTAACCCACCCTGTCATAATGTCTTGATCTGGTTTCCTTTTGTTGTTTAGCAACGCTGTCTGCTCAGAGGGGCCTTTTGTATGTCACTGCCCATGTGCCACTTAAGTGCACACATCCATAGATATCTGTCCGCCTAAGTatgccttttgtttttctttccttccccaCAAGATGCATGGATTTTCCTCAGCGAAATTACCAAAAATGCTCAAATTTGCCCACAAtgtcctggatctgccccccaaaatttaatggattctgTCTTGACCCATGTCCTATACTTaaaagtttcatggaaatccgttcagttgtttCTGTATAATCGTCCTTACAAACCAagcaaatggacaggggtgtAAAACTAACCCCTTTGGCCTTTAGGTCATTATTATTCCAGACTATTTATCAGGAATAAACAAAGATCTCTTGTGCTGAATATcagtatttcttctttttttttaccaaatcaGATTACAATACCAGGcatcttaaaaaaatatatactccACAAAACAGGATAAAATTGAAGCAATATACAGTGGATGGTGTTGGTAAACAGTCTAAAAGCtataaaaatggaaattactcccaacatttaatttgtttaagttaataaaatatatctgTATGTACTGGTTGTAGTTAAATTGAATCATCAAGGTTAACCGTCTGAATCATGGCCCAAACTGCACAATGAGACCAGCTatttaagatttaggtgaaaatcTGTCAGGCTAAATGCAGAGATTCAACACAGTActcagattttaatatttttttatgatattCAAATCTGAATAATTAAAAGAACTTTTAGGTTTACGAAAACATTAAACGGCACTAAAAATCCTCACACGGACATTTATGATGTTTGCTTTCCACTTAATAGTCATAACTCTTTGCTATTATAATGCACTTATTTCTTTTAGTCAAATGAGGAATTAAATCTGTCCTTTTTATAGTTTCTTGTCAGGATGAGGTCTTTTGTggtctttgtttctttgttattgATCATTTTCTTTCCACTATTTCCATGTTCCTCTTTTGTCTGTCTCCGTGTGTGTCAGGTGGAGTTGGCTCTCTGGGATACGGCGGGTCAGGAGGACTATGACAGGCTGAGACCTCTTTCCTATCCAGACACTGATGTCATTCTCATGTGCTTCTCCATAGACAGCCCTGACAGCTTGGGTAagcacaaaccacacacacatacacggaTGGGTGCAAGCAGACACGTTTTCATGCACCGCATAAAACGCATCATCTCCGTCCTTCCTCTTCACCCCCGTCTTTCCGTTTTCATACAGAGTTATTTCTGGGGCCTGTAGATGGTGTGTTCATCCTGTTGTGACGACTTGTAGGGGAACTGCTTGGCCATGTTcctacacactgacacaaatcaTTTGTCATGATGTTAAACTAGAACAACTCCCTTTCTCTTGACCATTTCTCTCTGATCATATGAAAATGGATTTTCATAAAATGAGGTGATAAAAGCTGCAGATAACTGAAGTACCACACATTAATTAAACAGTTAAATGAGAGGAAGTTACAGTTGTAAGGAAACATGGCTCCACTGTTCTATAGTTTGCCTTTTATAGTTGTTTTACATAACCATTCTTCACagattacatttctgtttgaagCAGTACTTTTTTGCTGACcatgacttttttttacatttgatgcTCAGTAGAGATAGGGGATAGACTCTTATTTGTCTTTTGTCTATTTTTCTGAAGCAGATTTATCTCTGCAttgattcacattttaaattaaattactttCTAAAAGTCAGGCTAATTAAAATGCTGCTCTCGCTTATTTAGCTGTTAATTAATTTAAAGATAAGCATTATTGCTCTGCCATCAAATCACTTACATGCAGTGATTTCGATTTCTGTggggttttttgttttatagcaAGAGGAAATTTTAccagcattttcttttttgttttaacataTTGACATAGTTATACTTAAAGTGAAATGTTCATGACAGAGCTAAACCCAGCTTAGTGGAGTACATGGCACTTAGTTTAGCCGTGGTTGTCTCCTGAAAGAAAACTTATTGCCCAGCTGGAAAGATGAAAATATAGTAAAGATTCTTCACTTCTCTTGTAATGGGCCTTGCACAATTTTAGTCAATGAAAGTTACCCATAATAATTACATATACTATACACACAAATACGTCATTGGTGTCTGGCCAGTGTTAATTGAGCTGTTCTTTTCCTCACAGAAAACATTCCAGAGAAGTGGACCCCAGAGGTCAAACACTTCTGCCCCAACGTTCCCATCATCCTGGTAGGAAACAAGAAAGACCTGCGTAATGACGAGCACACGCGTCGAGAGCTGGCCAAGATGAAGCAGGTAACTGAATCCTCTTTGCTTGGGCCAAATTACAGTTTAGGTTTGTCTCTGAAGTTGAAAGAGGTCTATAATGATTTTAGGTATTTGACTGATGGGAGTTCTTGAGATTAAATAAGGCAATGTAAGACTTAATCCCATGTCGAAGGGTTTGACGAGGTGGAGGATTTAAACATTCACAATAGTACTGTGACCCCCAAAAGTGCATGTTAGTTTGGTAAAAGTATTCATAGCAATATTCACTGACttatattttagatatttacTTATGATTATCAAGGAGTGGAGTTATGTTTCTAAATTGAGTTCTTGGGGTTTCTTCATCCAATAGGAGCCAGTGAAATCAGAGGAGGGCCGAGACATGGCTGGACGAATCGCAGCATTCGGATACATGGAATGCTCCGCTAAGACCAAGGACGGCGTACGAGAGGTGTTCGAGATGGCCACCAGGGCGGCACTGCAGGCCCGCCGCGGAAAGAAGAGCAATAAATGTGTACTGCTGTAAAATGGCCGACACATTTGGACTGTTTTCACCCTGGGCTACTGTACATGGGACTGGGGCATCGGGAGGGACTGAGGGATGACTAgattggggagggggggagggaaggaaaagCAGTAAACTACTACCGCTGTAAAATGACTGTTTGTTGGACTGAATTGACCCTGGGACTTGGGTTTGGGAAGCTTTGATTGACCGGGTTGGGTGGGTGGAAGGAAGAGGAACGAGGGAGCGCAGGAAATGACTACCGCTGTAAACATTGGGCTCTTCACCTTTAGGGTTACCATCAAGGTGGGACATTTCCACCAGCCTTGTCATGTGTCTCAAGCCACTTACACTGATAAAGAACCTTCAGAGATCCTGGTCCTTTCCACCGTCAGAGGAACATTTATCCCAGTGTGTTAATATCTGGACTTGGGGGTGACCCTGATGAGACTAAACCAgttttcaaagttttattaTGCGCTGTAGTGATCTGGAAAAGTTGTTTTAACAGCTCCAATAGTGAAAAAAATCACCAATA
The sequence above is drawn from the Hippoglossus hippoglossus isolate fHipHip1 chromosome 7, fHipHip1.pri, whole genome shotgun sequence genome and encodes:
- the rhoab gene encoding rho-related GTP-binding protein RhoA-B; this encodes MAAIRKKLVIVGDGACGKTCLLIVFSKDQFPEVYVPTVFENYVADIEVDGKQVELALWDTAGQEDYDRLRPLSYPDTDVILMCFSIDSPDSLENIPEKWTPEVKHFCPNVPIILVGNKKDLRNDEHTRRELAKMKQEPVKSEEGRDMAGRIAAFGYMECSAKTKDGVREVFEMATRAALQARRGKKSNKCVLL